The following are from one region of the Geothermobacter ehrlichii genome:
- a CDS encoding response regulator, with the protein MAHKILIAEDSPTMRALIVSTIAAMGDFDIVEAANGFEALRVLPREQVDLVITDINMPDINGLELVSFVKNNPRYRHTPLFIISTEGSKKDREKGIALGADAYLVKPFAPEELQALIRRHLYGEDAGDA; encoded by the coding sequence GTGGCTCATAAAATTCTCATCGCCGAAGATTCGCCGACCATGCGCGCCCTCATCGTTTCGACCATTGCGGCCATGGGCGATTTCGACATCGTCGAGGCGGCCAATGGCTTCGAAGCCCTTCGCGTTTTGCCGCGTGAGCAGGTCGATCTGGTCATTACCGATATCAACATGCCCGACATCAACGGGCTCGAACTCGTCAGTTTCGTCAAGAACAACCCCCGTTACCGCCATACCCCCCTGTTCATCATCTCGACCGAAGGGAGTAAAAAAGACCGCGAAAAGGGCATCGCCCTTGGCGCAGATGCCTATCTGGTCAAACCTTTCGCCCCCGAGGAGCTGCAGGCACTGATTCGTCGACACCTGTACGGGGAGGACGCCGGTGACGCGTAA
- a CDS encoding response regulator, which translates to MSLVGNLEDLGLGDILQIVSLSRKSGVLRLRSHDREGTIVFFNGQVIRATSSQHRENLGHLLLQRGMVDADTLRQALTLQKRMADPPRLGVILAEHFQVDSELVEQAVKEQIEKVVYSFFSWNEGTFAFELCEPEEMTDAQAPLAYMLDKGLNPQWLAMEGSRILDERRHRGEDLEDVAAAEVADIDGLLGELAEEDTESSPVVEAAVGDAAARAEIPGTQLLLVDDDSLTRNLLAGELDRQGFRVETFADGRPFLEALEATRQRGGNPVLVIDLIMPRMDGSGILGGLELAEKIAAGGDVSSVLILTDHANPDAEKMLRNKGVPAVLRKPKKDELQSASGLDRLRELAEEIVLFTGKSPAGPAKSQHGLVDFGHELLEELGESPASRPEKREESPGLRLLKGMLQELNNPSLGGGIILLVLRFASELMNRAVIFLVRGDAIVGLGQFGLDNGVEAADQKVCRMRIPLDQPSVLTRALREMVPIKTAPGGEHWDRYLQDQLGGEAPQEIFLGPILSEGRAVALLYGDNLPERRPIGDTETLEIFLSQAGLAMEKALLERRLKMKESGEF; encoded by the coding sequence ATGAGTCTGGTCGGTAATCTCGAAGATCTGGGGCTGGGCGATATCCTGCAGATCGTCAGTCTCAGTCGCAAGTCGGGTGTGCTGCGTCTACGCAGCCACGACCGGGAGGGGACGATCGTCTTTTTCAACGGCCAGGTCATTCGTGCCACTTCCAGTCAGCACCGTGAAAACCTGGGTCATCTGCTGCTTCAGCGAGGGATGGTCGACGCCGACACCCTGCGTCAGGCTTTGACGCTGCAGAAGCGGATGGCCGATCCGCCGCGGCTCGGCGTCATTCTCGCCGAGCACTTTCAGGTTGATTCCGAACTGGTCGAACAGGCGGTCAAGGAACAGATCGAGAAGGTCGTCTACAGCTTCTTCAGCTGGAACGAAGGCACCTTCGCTTTCGAGCTGTGCGAGCCGGAAGAGATGACGGATGCCCAGGCCCCTCTCGCCTACATGCTCGACAAGGGGCTCAACCCGCAGTGGCTGGCCATGGAGGGGAGCCGGATCCTCGACGAGAGGCGGCATCGCGGCGAGGACCTGGAGGATGTCGCCGCCGCGGAGGTCGCCGACATCGACGGTCTGCTGGGTGAGCTGGCCGAGGAAGATACTGAGTCTTCACCGGTTGTCGAGGCTGCGGTCGGCGATGCGGCAGCGAGGGCGGAAATTCCGGGGACGCAGCTGTTGCTTGTTGACGATGACTCCCTGACCCGCAATCTGCTGGCCGGCGAGCTGGATCGCCAGGGATTCCGGGTTGAAACCTTCGCCGATGGCCGTCCCTTTCTCGAGGCGCTGGAGGCGACGCGCCAGCGAGGGGGAAATCCGGTCCTGGTAATCGACCTGATCATGCCGCGCATGGACGGCAGCGGCATTCTCGGCGGTCTGGAGCTCGCCGAGAAGATAGCTGCCGGGGGGGATGTCTCTTCCGTACTGATTCTGACCGATCACGCCAACCCTGACGCCGAAAAGATGCTGCGCAACAAGGGGGTGCCGGCGGTTTTGCGCAAACCGAAAAAGGACGAGCTGCAATCGGCATCGGGACTGGACCGGTTGCGGGAACTGGCCGAAGAGATCGTCCTTTTTACCGGAAAATCACCGGCGGGCCCTGCCAAATCACAGCATGGGCTGGTCGATTTCGGTCATGAACTGCTCGAAGAGCTTGGCGAATCCCCGGCGTCGCGTCCGGAAAAGCGCGAGGAATCACCGGGGCTGCGGCTGCTCAAGGGGATGCTGCAGGAGCTGAACAACCCTTCGCTGGGGGGAGGCATCATCCTGCTGGTTCTGCGTTTCGCCAGCGAGCTGATGAACAGGGCGGTGATTTTTCTGGTGCGCGGGGACGCCATCGTCGGTCTGGGCCAGTTCGGTCTTGACAACGGCGTCGAGGCGGCCGACCAGAAGGTGTGTCGCATGCGCATCCCACTCGACCAGCCCTCGGTGCTGACCCGGGCGTTGCGTGAGATGGTCCCGATCAAGACGGCACCGGGAGGTGAACATTGGGACCGTTATTTGCAGGATCAGCTCGGCGGTGAAGCGCCGCAGGAAATTTTCCTCGGTCCCATTCTCAGTGAAGGCCGGGCCGTGGCGTTGCTGTACGGCGACAATCTGCCCGAACGTCGTCCCATCGGCGACACCGAAACACTGGAAATTTTCCTTTCCCAGGCCGGATTGGCGATGGAAAAGGCCCTGCTGGAAAGGCGGCTGAAAATGAAGGAATCGGGAGAATTCTGA
- the der gene encoding ribosome biogenesis GTPase Der, which translates to MLPVVAIVGRPNVGKSTLFNRLLGKRKAIVEDIPGVTRDRNYARVDRFGRPFLLVDTGGFEPASEDRLLAQMREQSQLAIEEADIILLVLDGKEGLTPSDVEVVELLRRHDKPLLCLVNKIDGPRDEANTAEFYALGLDEILPLSAAHGHGVSDLIVRLEELLPPVRERERAGDETRLAIIGRPNVGKSSLVNRILGYERVVANPIAGTTRDSVDTPFTYNHRSYLMIDTAGIRRKGRVSQKLEKFSVIQALKAMERAHVVLVVIDAAEGVTDQDLTVAGYAEEKGRAVMLVVNKWDLVEKDHTTMGSYVKDLRARFKFLPHAPVLFVSALTGQRVAKIMAEVEKLADEFNRRLPTSALNKVLREAVEAHQPSMFRGKRLKFFYATQTAVRPPTITVFVSRADGVHFSYQRYLANRFREALGLTGSPLRVRYQSREH; encoded by the coding sequence ATGTTGCCTGTTGTTGCCATCGTTGGCCGGCCGAATGTCGGCAAATCGACCCTGTTCAATCGTCTGCTCGGCAAGCGCAAGGCGATTGTCGAGGATATTCCCGGGGTGACCCGCGACCGCAACTATGCCCGCGTCGACCGGTTTGGCCGCCCCTTCCTGCTGGTCGATACCGGCGGTTTCGAACCGGCCAGCGAGGACCGGCTGCTGGCCCAGATGCGCGAACAGTCGCAGCTGGCCATCGAGGAGGCCGATATCATCCTGCTGGTGCTTGACGGCAAGGAGGGGCTGACACCTTCCGATGTCGAGGTGGTCGAGCTGCTGCGGCGCCACGACAAGCCGCTGCTCTGTCTGGTCAACAAGATCGACGGCCCCAGGGACGAGGCCAACACGGCCGAGTTCTATGCCCTGGGGCTGGACGAGATCCTGCCGCTGTCCGCCGCCCATGGTCATGGCGTCTCCGATCTGATCGTCCGGCTGGAGGAGCTTTTGCCGCCGGTCCGCGAAAGGGAGCGCGCCGGGGACGAAACCCGCCTCGCCATCATCGGTCGCCCCAATGTCGGCAAGAGCTCGCTGGTCAACCGCATTCTCGGCTACGAGCGGGTCGTCGCCAACCCGATCGCCGGCACCACGCGGGACTCGGTCGACACTCCTTTCACCTACAACCACCGCAGCTATCTGATGATCGACACCGCCGGCATCCGGCGCAAGGGGCGCGTCAGCCAGAAGCTGGAAAAATTCAGCGTCATTCAGGCGCTCAAGGCGATGGAACGCGCCCATGTCGTGCTGGTGGTTATCGATGCGGCCGAGGGGGTGACCGACCAGGATCTCACCGTTGCCGGCTATGCCGAGGAGAAGGGGCGGGCGGTGATGCTGGTGGTCAACAAGTGGGATCTGGTAGAGAAGGATCACACCACCATGGGCAGCTACGTCAAGGATCTGCGCGCCCGCTTCAAGTTTCTGCCCCATGCGCCGGTTCTGTTCGTTTCGGCGCTGACCGGACAGCGCGTCGCCAAAATCATGGCCGAGGTTGAGAAACTGGCCGATGAGTTCAACAGGCGGCTGCCGACATCGGCCCTCAACAAGGTGCTGCGCGAAGCGGTCGAGGCGCACCAGCCGAGCATGTTTCGGGGCAAGCGGCTGAAGTTCTTCTATGCCACCCAGACGGCGGTCAGGCCGCCGACCATCACCGTCTTCGTCAGCCGGGCCGATGGTGTCCATTTCAGCTACCAGCGCTACCTGGCCAACAGATTCCGTGAAGCGCTCGGTCTGACCGGTTCTCCGTTGCGGGTGCGTTATCAGAGCCGCGAACATTGA